The Corvus hawaiiensis isolate bCorHaw1 chromosome 7, bCorHaw1.pri.cur, whole genome shotgun sequence genome contains a region encoding:
- the LOC125328255 gene encoding uncharacterized protein LOC125328255, with protein MMLQSQQNMRKQLKKDSLKLFTQLKHIRKLRKRKKSFLQNWRSLMLKCLRYQRGAFQKKESLFPSLKQKLHQLKCLKSLRKLFQKRKLLLLKRRWLLQQKCQRFLRKLHQRKKLLFQKERKLQHLKCLQFLRHLSLKKKYLLLFLKNLRLLQLKCLKCRRKPVLKKEYLLQKKEYPLPFQRKSHYLKNQQLKNGLKKKQRKYLFPFTEKIFLKLLKKSLTT; from the exons ATGATGTTACAG AGCCAACAGAACATGAGAAAACAGTTGAAGAAAGATTCTTTGAAGCTGTTTACCCAGTTGAAG CACATAAGGAAgttgaggaagaggaagaagtcGTTTCTACAGAACTGGAGATCTCTCATGTTGAAG TGCCTGAGATACCAAAGAGGCGCATTCCAGAAGAAAGAAAGCCTGTTCCCGTCCCTAAAACAGAAGCTCCATCAGCTAAAG TGCCTGAAGTCCCTAAGAAAACTGTTCCAGAAAAGAAAGTTGCTGTTGCTAAAAAGGAGGTGGCTCCTCCAGCAAAAG TGCCAGAGGTTCCTAAGAAAGCTCCACCAGAGAAAAAAGTTGCTGTTCCAAAAAGAGAGGAAGCTCCAACACCTAAAG TGCCTGCAGTTCCTAAGACACCTGTCCCTAAAGAAAAAGTATCTCCTGCTGTTCCTAAAAAACCTGAGGCTCCTCCAGCTAAAG TGCCTGAAGTGCAGAAGAAAGCCAGTTTTGAAGAAAGAGTACTTATTACAGAAGAAAGAATATCCGTTGCCATTCCAGAGGAAATCCCATTACCTGAAG AACCAACAGTTGAAGAATGGTCTGAAGAAGAAGCAGAGGAAGTATCTATTTCCATTCACAGAGAAGATATTTCTGAAG ttactgAAGAAGAGTCTTACTACATAG